The Struthio camelus isolate bStrCam1 chromosome 15, bStrCam1.hap1, whole genome shotgun sequence nucleotide sequence CCTGGAGCCCGAGGCGcgctgcgccgcggggccggggccgcccgccgggccgcgcggCGCCTTCGTCTgcgggctggcgggggccggctGGCCGCGGCAGTACCGCCCCTTCGCCGAGGCCTTCTGCGCCGAGCTGCAGGGCCGGCGGCTGCTGTCGTCGGCGCTGGTGCTGCGCTGGTTCCAGGGGCACCTGCAGCGCTGCCTGGGCGCCGTGCGCTACCGGCTGCAGGAGCGCTGCCGCGTCCGCCTctcggccggcgccgggcggccgcccacGCTGCTCATCCAGCCGCGCTCCGACCACCTCTGCTGCCACCTCTCCATGGCCGTGCGCCTCATCCCCGCCATCCCGCTGGGCGACGCGCTCTACCTCACCGCGCCGCCCgaggccgcccgcgccgccctgcccgaGGCCCTCTGGGGCCTCAACGCCTCGCGGCAGGAGCAGCGGCTGCTGAGCTGGCTCAAGGAGCAGgccccggccgcctcctgccACCTCAAGTGCCTGCAGATCCTCAAGGGGCTGCGCGACCTGCGCGGGCAGCGCCTGGCCGAGCCCTTCTGCTCCCAGTGGGGCCGGGTGCTCTCCTCCTACGTGCTCAAGACGgccctcttctccctgctcctgcGGGGGCCCTTGGAGGCCTGGGACGAGCGGTTCCTGGTGGAGCGGCTGGAGGAGCTGGTGATGTTCCTCAGGGACTGCCTGCGCAAGCAGGTGCTCATGCACCTCTTCCTGGGCAACGCCGCCCTGCCCGAGGCCCTGGCGCTGCCCCGCTTCCTCAAGGAGGCCGCCCCCGTCAACTTGCTGGCCGCCTTCGATGGGCCCACGCTGGACCTGGCCGCCTGCCTGCTGCTCGACACCTGGCACCAGGCGCCGCGCGTCATCGCCGCGTGCAGCGGCCCCCGGCACCGGTGGCGGGCGCCCACCCCGTGCCGccacgccgccgagcccggcctggagctgcagggagagTGACCGGCACCGGGAGAACGCGCTCCTGCGGTTTCGCCCCTCGTCGGAGCAAAGTAGGAAGGCAAAGACCGAGACGTAATGAAattcttgttcctcttttattCCTAATTGTCCTTGGTTGTTCACCAAGGGTGAACCCTTGGTTGACCGTTTGCAAGCACAACTCTAACAGTCTCAAACTGACCGATCTGGAAGTCCATCTTAGCTTGTTTTCTTCATTGGAAAATTGACCTTTCTGTGGGATTCGTTTCTTACGATGCAAAATCCATCTGAGGTTTAAAAATCCTGTGAGCGCAAAGAAAAACCCCTTAACGTACCAAGATGTTCTTAAACGAGACGAGCGCTAGAGCCTGGGTGCTGAGCACGGGTTGAAGCGCTCAGTGACTTGCTTTACATTTTCTGTGTAATCTAATACATTGTGCTAAGTAGAAATATAATATGCATGTTAATGTGCAGTTGAAGTGAGGGATGAAGTTAAACCTCTCTGACAACAGTATGAAGAATCTAGTTTTAAGTTTCTGTGGTAAAATGAAGGTTACGCTGAAGGATTGAAATATagataaaaggaaacaaatagcACTTTATTTTCACAGAGGCCTTCATTTTAGGGTAATTGGCTGCACTAATATTTGCTAATAGAAGAGGCAttagtattttcttaaattaacaGGATGATGTTTGAATCATCCTGAGAAAACTTTCTCTAAAGGAAATAGTCTGGGGCTCATTTGTTTGTGGGTTCTTGttcttgagatttcttttttcaggcttTGAGCATTACTTTTTCTTAGAAATTGCTTTACCTCAAGGACCACCGccaccagcagcaacagcaaaactccTAACGAATTCTGTGTTAGTTCTAGGACAAAGCCTAAACCAGGCCAAGTGTCAGTGCTGTCAGCTGGCTAACGGCACCCCTGGTGCCCTCCAGGGAGGGTTTGGTGGGCTTTTTGGGGTGGTTGTCTAACCCGTTCTCTGACGGTATAGCAGTGTTTGGATCTGCAGCAGACCAAAAAACCCGATGGCGTTTTCTAGCACTGCGCTATAGCAAATCATTATCTTATTGAGGGGAGCAGGAGGTAAAACGTTGCAGGGTACTTCAGAGCTCGTTAGCACTAGTTCGTGGTACAGCGGGGCAGTTTCAGGCTATGAATTCCAGTGTCTTCGTAATGTAAGCGCCAGCCAGGTAGTTTCCTCTCCTTGGGGAAGGAGTACCTCCCCAGGGGGCTTACGAGGCTGAACAGTGGCAAAAGCAGAATATCGTATCCTTGCTTTAAGTTAAAATGTTGGGCCACGCGCTCCAGTATTTGATGTGTTAAGACTTCGTATGTGTTGCTCAACTTTATGAGCATCAGCAATTCAGTATGTGCCTTAGTACCTGTTCTACTGTGTCCTCGGTGAGCAGTTTAAATCAGCTGTAAATTACTAAATGTAACTTCTGGGAAGCTTCAGGATAAGTTGCTGTTACTAACATACCTCTCCTCTCCCTGATGTGCCTAGACGTACTGGTGTGCTTTATTCATAGTTCTCTGCAACAGAGCACAAGGCAGACGTTTTCAGAATCTATGAAGCtttataaaaatctatttttctaaaCGGAAACACTCCCCAGGCAGATGTTTGCCTActtctgtctgttttgttttttgttttttttttaaactgctcttgCAGTCTTATTTTCAGGTAATTATAGTCTAGGTCACACCCTCAAGTTGGGTTGTTTTTATGTATGAAGCATTGTGCTTCTTTCTACAAATACAAATAGTGTATTTATAGGTAGTATTGAGCAAATGTTCTTTGCACACGGTATTTAAGGCTAAGTGAGCTaccttggtgggttttttgtagCAGACCACAGTATGTACTATTTTTGTAGACTTGTGTTACTTGGTGTTTGAAACGAGATGCGGTTCGGCAACCTTTGTCGTTGGATCTTTTGCCCAAAGAAGGACCAGATGACCAGTCCAAGGTATTGTGGTTGCCGGAAACTCCTGACATAAAAACACTTTAGCTGTTAAATCTGGCACCATAATCACCTCCGTCAGCTAGGGATTTGTTTACATCATTCTGCGCCTCTTTCTTTGGAAAGTgatcttttctctgaaaagggaTGCAAATATTTGGTGTGTATTCAGTATTGCTATAATACGTGGAAATCTGTAATAGACTTAGTAAAAACTTTCTCGTTAAAAGTATAGTAATGCCAGGAAAATAAAGTTGCATCAAGAAATGCATGGCAAAGAGAAATGTCGGACAACATGAATAGTTCAGAAAATTAAAGCTGGGCTGAGGGGGAGTGAGAGTGACTGTAAACTCTCGGTGAAGAAGCACTGCAAATAAGCCAAAGGGCATGAGGTTAAAGTTGGAGGAGGTCTGTTGAGAGTAAGACGGATTTGGAGTGgagggaaaagggatttaagtaGGCATTGTTTTGACAATACTTCCAGACTAGTTGAATCCATCTGGGCCAAACTCTTGGGCAAAAAACATCAGTTTATTAACGGGCTGATCTGCAGTGTCAGTTCTTGCTCATCAGCGGTATTTGTGATCACTGGTGATGGGAGAAAATGTATGTGTTTGCTTTAACCTTAGCCTTGGACAGACTTTCCTGAGGTGGGGGGGGCTTCCTGCCAGGAGTTGATGGGCACGCAATTGATGGGAGGTCTGAGGAAATCTTCAGACCAACTTGCAGTGCTGGTGTGCACCTGAGAAATTAAGTATGTTTTCTCTGTCTGCTATAAAGCATGCATTCATGGATGTGATTGACAAAAGGAGCTGATAAAAGTCCGGTTCTGTTATGATGTTCATCTTAGGCCACAACAAATACGACGGTGGTAGTACCTGTAGTGTGCTGGTGCTATTTTGGGGCTTTATCCGCAAGGAGGTATATAGAGCACTTAACCTACATGAGCAATCCCCTGTCTTCCCAACCCAGTGATACCGTTCACAGAATAAGGTTCTGAATATGTATTGCAATGTTAAGGCTTTACTATAGGTTCAGCGTGGCTGTTTCTGTATGTATAATTTTAAGCTCAAATACCGAAGAAAGCGTATTATTTAGCACTAATGTGGGTTCTTGGTTCTCTTTGACTGCAAGCAAATTTTACAAAGACTTTGTGCAAATGAAGTTGTTTTTATTGAATgctgactgggggggggggtcacacctGTAATAGAATAAGTTTATTTACAGTACGAAAATGAATACATATGTGCCTTCGCTCTGTATTCAAAAATACTGTGTATTTCACAAAGACATCTTTAGTTCTTATCTGGCTAGATGTCTCCAAAACATTCCTCCTCTTTTGATTCTGAGTCTTTGCAGAGTAATGTAAGttttaaatgtttgtttgcaATGAACGTTCTTGGTACAACTATTTTTTGCTGGTTAATAATCAGACCAAAGATTAAACTAAAGTGTTcagctgctatttttttaaagtgtttttaggCTTAAAGTGTCAGCCCATTTTAATGAAACGTTTATAAATTCATTTCCTATTTAATATCAAAATACATTTGCACTTTTATTGTTTCCATAAAAAgttggtgtttttgttttaatatttcactGTAGTAATAAACGGCTGTTCTAAAACACTTGTGCCTCAAGACTTAAATTACTTGCttaacttttttcattaaatgttACCCGCAGCCAGGAAACTATGCGATCTCTAGGTTTATATGCTTTTCAGGAGGACTGAAAGTGGCAGGACCATGGGAGACCAGGAAGTCCACGCCTTGGAGCTGCGCAGTAGCGTATGGGAGGAGGGTGACCCTGCGTGGTTCGCGGGGTCTGTTGTGTTGCTGAAGTTTGAAGCGGAGCTTGCTGGGCTTCGTGGCTGGGTTCTGCTGAGATGAGAAGGCAGCAGTCCTTGGCTCCTTGGCTCCCTGGCTCCAGTTTGAGGTTGTTGcacaaaatctgctttttctAGTGCTTAGTGAAGATCTGGGACTTCATTTCACAGTATCTGTGTGAGCTTTTCAGCATGGTATGTACAAATGTATATTCGTTCCAAGCTGCGTCGGTCGCACTTTATTAAATACGAAAAGCTCCTGCTGAAGCCAGCAGGAGTTGCGTGGACGGACCAGCATGTTACCTGTCCTTTATTAGTCTTTGGTAAGATGCCAAAGCTGTATACTTGCAGCTTGTGCTGATGTTCCCTGTTAAAGAATGATATCAGCAAGATCTCTACCTTTTCAGTCATTAAATCAAAGCTATGCTGAAAATAACTACCTGCAGATCTTTCTATGCCCCTGCCTCTTGCCTTGCGGAGCGTAATCTCTGTAAGAGGGgaaacaagcattttaaaaagctctgaCAAAGTCCAGCTAGCTAATAGACTTCTCACTTTCAGAGATGTAAAGCATGTTATTTTTCGGTGTCAGCACTCAGTCATCCAAGTCAGAGTGGAGGAACGGTATTTAGATCCtcacctttttattaaaaatatctcaTACTAATGGCTTCCTTTAAAAGTAATACTATCCTCTAGTCTCCATTCATTCCCTGctctgaaatacttctgtttgAATCCTGAGTTTCTTTTCAGCAGAAAATCATTAGGAAAACATAGGATTTTTCCTTTCATGATAAATCTTTTGTTAACAAAAAATTAACTGGCCTAAGGACTTGCATGATTGGTGTTTAAAGAAAAGCCTGCTTGCATCCAACTCACTGAATAAATTGTTTAAAATCTTTCCGTCCCTGTGCAAATACCTCCCTTGTAATGCAGCCAAGGTCAGTAGTGAATTGCTGATGAAGTACTGCTAATGCAAGTTAAAGCTGCCTGGAGGGGAAAGGACTCTTACTTGTGCCTCCAATTTTCATAAGATTCAGAAAGGAGAAACTTGCTTGTCTGGGCTGTTTTATATCCTGTGTCACCTCTTTAATAAACATTTGCTGCTGAATCTTCCCTAGGCTAGGTGAAATTCTGAACGGTGATATCTGAGCAGCTGGCGGAAAAGTAGCCAGCCCCGCTTCCTTCCCTTCAGCCGATCGCACAGGGAAGCTGGCCATCGCAGCATGGGCAAGGACATGGGACTCTCTTAAACGTGTG carries:
- the ITPRIPL2 gene encoding inositol 1,4,5-trisphosphate receptor-interacting protein-like 2, which codes for GPDGGGGPRGPSPRRSAAAVYSLNVRVFWPLVTCVCTALLCLCQALRGRAAGEGAAEAGSVPLLPGSALLLLGYLLARYRGAAGGGRRRGGPRGGGGGGGAAAAAAGGAGRRRALLEGFYARQLRLSPHVLGHSKAHVGRVVGELVRAAKAQGLQPGPLALSLRGDFVRIGSAYEQHKVRSPDCFDVLVPLRLPPRLEPEARCAAGPGPPAGPRGAFVCGLAGAGWPRQYRPFAEAFCAELQGRRLLSSALVLRWFQGHLQRCLGAVRYRLQERCRVRLSAGAGRPPTLLIQPRSDHLCCHLSMAVRLIPAIPLGDALYLTAPPEAARAALPEALWGLNASRQEQRLLSWLKEQAPAASCHLKCLQILKGLRDLRGQRLAEPFCSQWGRVLSSYVLKTALFSLLLRGPLEAWDERFLVERLEELVMFLRDCLRKQVLMHLFLGNAALPEALALPRFLKEAAPVNLLAAFDGPTLDLAACLLLDTWHQAPRVIAACSGPRHRWRAPTPCRHAAEPGLELQGE